A segment of the Anopheles cruzii chromosome 2, idAnoCruzAS_RS32_06, whole genome shotgun sequence genome:
cagttttcttcaacaagggcagaaaaattataatccccgcaaaccgtcattttcaggcacaaaagttggcatggtctaaccctttcaaagatgggttgcaaaccgaaatatttttttttcgacctgaaatcatttaccggatacCAACACCaggtaatgatgcatgaacagcaaaactgggaagtcccaatcggcaggtacaaccatcattctaaaatttcgcttctcaacgcacacacctagtaataaaaagtaaacaaaacttCATTACGAAAGCCTGgttcaaacaaaccaacaaactcATGTTCAATGGTGCTTGAGAATATGTAAATAATCGGATATTTCCCTATATTCACTGGCTACGAGTGACCACCATGTCTGAGAGAGTGTAAGTATGTGAATTAGCTATTAAAAAGATAGTTCCACTTCACTTCAATATCAACTTTCAGGACCGATAGTTCCGATGCCGAAAGTCAAGACCTCCAGGAGCACAACGAAACTATTCGGGATCTGTCCGCCGGTTTACTGTGCATCTACGAACCCAAATTGAACGAGGTTAAAGAGAATTTGAAAGAACTAATGTGCGTTCTGGTTCCCTGCTGCCTGTAAACCAAGCTTAACCACCAAGCCCTGTTTTATTccagaaacaaacaaaacgatttGCAAATAGCAATCTCAAACGAGAAAAAGGCATTCTCCAGCACACAGACGAAAGAAGTGTACGAAATGGTAAGTAAATGAAAGAAGTCTCTCCCGAAGCAACTTGCCAGAGGTTCCAGACATGTGGAAAAACCACATATTCAAATAACACTTCTAAAACGATTATGATTAATATAGAGCATATTTGCTTAAGATACTAAAATGGCTTAGGCGTTAATTGGCATTAGGCATGCTAATCATATGTTCAGCAGTGAGCAGAAAAATATGATTGAATTCTAAAAGGTATTCGAAAGATTTTTATGAAAGCGAACTCAAAAATTGTGCTGCGAAATGAATCATTATCGCGAAGAGTGTTGACGTTTCCGTTCGAAGTGTCAAACAAGGCTCATTCTCAAAACGTAAACATAGCCTATTCGGATCGTTCTCCATAaaagtttgattttaatttctgTTGTAAAATGCCACTAGTTGTGATTACGGGGCTACCGGGCAGTGGGAAAACTTCTCGAGCGAAAGAGCTGgaaaaatatttcaccgaGCATGGAAAGGGGCCGGTTCATGTGGTCTCGGAATCTGAATGCATTGCAAGAGCCGGGTATGGTGTTAAGGAAAGcttcaccgacaccgccaAGGAGAAGCAGATTCGGGCGGCTCTAAAGTCCGAAGCCATGAAACTTCTGAGCAAAACAACGCTCGTCATTCTCGATGGCACGAACTATATCAAAGGGTATCGTTACGAGATTTTCTGTGCCAGCAAAAACGCCAGGACGACACAATGTACGCTCCACTGTGCCATGACAAttgagcagcggcagcaactgCGAGGATTGATTGCAGGCCAATCTGCGTCCGATAGTAGCGGGATGCTTGATTGTGAAACTTTTGATGCACTCTGTCTGCGGTACGAGGAACCACAGGGCTCGAATCGATGGGATCGTCCCTTGTTCACCGTTTATGCTGACGAACAGCTGAATTTAAACCAAATAGAAAGCGCCCTGTACGAGCAAGCTCCCCTACCACCCAATTTGGCGACACAGAATGTATGTAAACTAGACAACGAAGCAAAAGCGAGCGATAAAGACATTTTTGTGAACGATTCTGTTTCAGATGCCTTTAAGTGCCACCAATTTTCTGTTCGAGCTGGATAAAACTACACAAACGATTATCGATCAGATAGCGTCTGCTAGAAAAATCGGCTTGCAAGGTCCGGTAGAGATACCGCAGGCGGGCATACGAGCGGATGTGCCACCCAATATGAGCGTGGCGCAGCTTAACCGACATCGTAGACAATTTTTGAACTATGTAAAAATGCATACCAACGTCAGCTCAGACATAACAAAAATACCTGCGATTTTTGTACAATTTCTCAATACCAACACAAATGGTGTTTGAAATAAAGTGCTGTGACGCttaataaaaaatcaatagcCTAATAGCAACATAATGTACTCAGTCGTAGATGACAACTATTTTCGAATCAATCTCTTTCAAGGTGTTGAAAACCAAGGCGTACAAGGACAAAGTGACACGgatcaaaatgcaaatgcatcaAATTCACCAGCGAACGAAGAATCTTAGGGTGAGGGTGAGGTGGCAGGGTAACCGCATCGAACATGCTGACTAACGCCAGCTAAGGGGTTCCCTTTTCTTTGCAGGCCAAGGCACTGGAGATTCAGGAGTTAAAAGTGAATCAATGTGCAACAAAGCTCCAGCAACTGCACTACGAAGAATCACTTGTGGCCAGCAGTAAACGAACGCCGCGGAAATCTTAATGGCTACACTCAACAGTCTTACACCGATTTATTTAATCTGAAGTGATCTTTGCATTGTGTTGATGGTTCTGCATTGCACAAATGTCGCTTAATATGAAACAATACAACGAAATCAAAAGGACTGAGCAACAACCAGTGCGGCAAGCATGAACCCGCAAGAATGGGTGATGATCGTCCCCTAACGCAACGGTGCCAAATGCAACGTGTAAAGACGAAAACGGCGCCCACGGACCTTGCCAACCGATGACGAGAGACACCCAAAAACTATTTTCGGAACTTAATGAAAAGACTTTTGTCCTTCTCACCGTAACTGTGGAACAAACAGCAAAGAAGATTTATCACCAAGTATGTTGAAGCCCATCAAATATAGcaacaaaatcaaatcaaagcGTTGTCAAGTTTTATTCTATGATACCGTGTACGTAACATTGTCTTTTTTAACGATGCGTCATTGCAGAAAAGCAAAACCCTTGTGGTTTGTTCTCTTCTACTGATAAAAGTATTCATTTGATTACATGATCATCATGATCTTGTCATTAGTGTAAACAGTCGTCGTAAAATTGAAACTCATGACTCCCCACCTCCCAATCCTAACTCTGAAGGCTTCGGCTTCCACGGACGATCGGTTGATCGTCTTCCAAGTTTTCCATCGCCTCCTTCGGTGCAGCGTACCCGACGCGAGTTTCTGAAACGGATAGACAAGCAACGGGACGGATATCAGTAAATACATTATTCAATGAATCTTGAAATGGCATGCTGAGAGAACCATGCCATTGTAAACtgcaatgtttgtttttcgtgcaAGGGATGCAAATTACAACAGAAAAGCATTAATTAAGTAGTCACTACACAGCAAAGTATACGATACGGTATGGTAGAAGAAACTAATATTTTACGTCCACCTTGCGAAAATAAATAGGCATCTTCCCATTATAGGCACATTTAGAGCGATAAAAGTTATCGGCGTTGTTAGAGATAACAAAATCCATTGTTTCGGGCAATTCATCTCACTCTACAATGTTGCTTGTCGCATTCGCTGCTAAGCTAGACTGTGGCCTATTTTATTGCTACGTAATAAGCACCAATGAGCACTTCATGCAGAATGCCCAAGGGTACCAGCCATTCGTCTGTAAAGCTTTGCCCGATGCAGATGCCAAAGGAGATATTTAAAAACGTCCTAAACCACTCAACATTTACACTCTAGTATACTTTAGTAAAAGTTAATAAAATGAAGCCAATAACAGTTTCATTTTGTACTGTAATAAGTGTACCTTTTCTTGGACCACGAACGTGCACGAAAAGGTTCGTTCCCTTGCGATGGTCGCTGGCACCGAATTTGGGTGGGAAACAGTTTCAACAACGATGGATACTTTCCGTTTCAGATtcttattgaaagtatttcGACAGACAGACTATATTATAGttaaatcattttatttgagCAAACTAAATGGCGATGTTAATACATCTAGTGGagagaaaaaattaaacagtaCTACTTCATGGCATCAAAATAGCGAATAATGTGTACaaaatggttgttgttgttaccaTGTTTGAGGTAAGTCTTAATTAAATGCATTTTCAGCCTACCATGTTTCGAGGTAGCTGTTAATTAAATGCATATTCAGCCTTTTCTCACTGGTCCAAGTGCCCAATGCCAGCAATGCAACTTGCGCAAAATTACTTATTTAGTGGCACTTCGAATAGTTGTGACTGGCCAGCGGTGGAAGCTTTACCGTTCGCCACGCCGAGACAACTGCTGGATTGGTCAGCATCATCGGCTCCAAGGTTAGTGTTTATTGAAGGAACAGTTCTGTCCGTCAGCTCTTTTTCCTCCGGCTCACCCAACTCTTCCTGTACGGTTGAGTTTGACAGGATAGAGTTGGTTTTGGTGAAGCCGTTCGCATTATCCTCGTTGGCTAAGGCGTTGCCATTCGCCTGATTAGACCCTAACCTAGAGTCGTTCGCTTTTGTTACTAGCTTACCCTTAGACCCGAATCGATCGGTTAAGGCCTGTACCGAAACATGGACGACAAACAGCACTAGAGCGGCGATGCCGAAGGCACGGAAAGTAGCACTTCCACCGATGCGGTGGAAAAGATTGCCAGCGAGCAAGCTGCCCAGAGAGACTCCGACCCCCTCAAATACAGCGCCTACTAGACCCTGTGGACcggacagaaaaaaagaattaatgTAACAGTTCACGTTATCGGTTTATCCACAGTTCTGTTGGCACCATTCTTACCTGCATCGTCGCCTCCGTCCCTGGGGGTGCCACAATACTAGCGTACGACGCCATCGTAGCATAGAAAAGGCCAAACGTAATGCCGTTCATAAACTCAATCGGTATTACCCACCACGGGTCGGTGAGGAAGGAATAAAGCAGAAAGCGTACACCGAATCCAAGCAGGACCAGGCTCATTGCGTGAATATGGCCAATCTTTTTCAGTATCCAGCCGGATAGAAAAAAGAATGGCAACTCGCCGCCGAACGTTTGAATCGACATGATGATACCTTCCAGCGTTTTAATCCACGTCGAATGGCCACAACTTTAGCAACGGAAAGATATGTAGAACAGGTTAACGTAGAAGCGATAAAAGTTAGATTGCGCGACGATCTTACCCCTCCATTTCACTAGCCAAATCTTCCAGGTGCCAGAAAAGAAAGTTCCAGATGAGAGCGGTACCGAAACCAATGAGAACGCACCAGAAGAAAAATACCACAATGCGGAAGCTGGCGAATATTTGCCCCACGTCTTTCAGGATGTTGGTTGACAGTCTGTTTTGCGTGTGCTACGAATGGAATCAGGATTCTTGTAAATGGCACCATAACCTTCAATGGGTGTTTAACTTTCGTTAGTTACCTGCAGTTTGGAGGAGCAAAGCATATCGAGCCCGATCAGGACGATTGTCATGTAGAAAACGATCGTGTAATCTTTTGTCATCTTGCCCTCCGACAGTGTGTCGACGAGAAAGCCGGCAAATAGCGAAACCGTACCCCAACCAATGGAACCCCACAGCCGCTGGTTGCCGTACAAATGGGGCTTATCACCGAGCATCTCGAAGCAGATGGCATCACCGACGCTTACCACCACGGCCATACCGGCCCAGCTGATGATGAGGAAGAGGAACAGCAACCAGAACTGATACAGCCCTGTCACCTTGCTGTCGGGGATTTTGGAGTGTGAGATCGTCTCCATCACCTGCTCGTTGTTGCAGTGCACCTGACAGAGTGGCTTAAAGTCGGTCGTGTTTGATGGACAATAGAGCGGCACCCGCTGCCCATCGATTTGACCCTCGTGCAGGATAAAGTATAAACAGTTTTCCACCTCGTTAATGTGGTTGTAGGGCACCACACCGGTCAGTCTTAGAAGTTGATCAGCAGGAATGTTCTTCTCGTCACAGTATCGGGTGACGTTCCAGTAGTTACAGACCGTGTCCCACATCCACGGCTCGGTGTGGCACTCGAGTGCGCAGTACATGGAGGCGTTGTTTTCGTTGGACGTGATGCTCTCCACCAAGCAGCCATCTATAGAGGTCCCATTTTCCGGGCAGAAGCGGAAATTGGACGCACCCTCGTGGCAGTGGAATGTAACGGTCGATTCTTGCGGGATGGCCGGGATGAACATGATGAGAAAGAACGGAATCGCTGTTAAAATCTGCCAAAAgacacgaaagaaagaaaattcttTTAAAATCGATCATAGATCACAATGTGACGCAGTGTTACCTGAAAGATCAAAAACAGCAGCTTTTGACGCTGGAAGCGATCGGCTATGATCCCGAACAGGGGCTTCACCAGCATGCCCACGACGGGCAGGACGGTATAGATCGTACCGACAACTACGGTGGAGAATCCTAGCTGCCGGACCAGGGTTGGCATGAAAGGCACTACTGGAGCCGTTCCTAAGGGGAGAGAAACGAAATACAGATGAAATTATACGCCGTTTGCTGTTTTACGCCACTCGAGAATGCCCTTGATGATCATTCCCTTCCCATTCGATGAAAAAATAAGTTACAAAAAGAGCCGTCTTAAACACTGTGCAtgcttcgatcggttcggttctatTGGCTTACCCGCGTTAAAGAGGAAGTAGTGTGCCTTCATCGGCAATAGCTTCTTATTGATCTCGAGGTTAACCATGGTGCACTTTGATCGTTCACGTGTTTCACTTTAATGTTGCCTCAATAAACTGGGATGGGATCACTTCCACCGAAAGTGCGCTATAATGcaatgctggtgctgctgcactgtAATGGGGCTCTTTATCCGTCCGTCTTCGATTCCCCCTGAAGAAACGAAATCAGCAAACTGATCCAATTTTTTCCATCGTTTGTAGATTCACATCAACTGCCGCAGTCAACCTAATGGTGAGGTACAAGCACACTGAAATATTGAGAAACGCAAGAAACATCATCGCACGTCATGCTTAAGTTGTTAACAATGTGTCCTTTGTGCCGGTATGtagattgttgttgttgttttctagTCACAATCCATTTCACAGCTACCTCACTCACACCAGCCACACAAGCGAACCAGCCACGAGCACGAATTATGCTATGGCAACGAACCCGTTTACCACCTCACTTTCTTGTTATGCAACGCCCGTTTCCGCCCGGTTTCGTCCCTTGGCCAACTGCACCAGTTGTCAAACTTCGAGTACGCGCGCCTTCGCGGGACACAAGGTTAATAGATCAGGTTTTTGGGAGTTACACGTGACACGGTACGAAGCCAATGTAAACAAACGGGTCAACAGGTCACTAGATTAGAAAACATATGTTGAGGCACTATACTATAAAAGTTGCTTCCTGTCCAATGCGACAAAAAAGTACTATTCTCAATGTTTCTCAACTTCCACCACTCATTCGATATTAAATTTGAAATGATAATCGGATGGGCGAGCCTTTGTGGCGCTTGACCAGGGAATCTTTAAATATGTAAATCGCCAAAACAGGGTCATACGTTGCTAGAAACTGTAGGGTATATGAAATTACAATAGCTTAACTAAGTTATTGCCCTTCATTGTTGAGTAACTGATAAGGCGGCAGCAATATTCATCAGCCGGTTGATTGCAATGCAATAAAAACCACGTTTATTATTAGTATGTGAAAAATAGTCTCGTTTTACACCGAtatgcagggttttttttagATGTAACCATCATCTATCATTTAGACTAACGTTATCAATGCAATAATGGGGCCGTCTGGACACAAAATGACGATGGGTTAATTACTCCAAGATAACGTTCGGTTGTCTAATGGTACGGTAGGATTGAATATTGAAGGTGCCCTCTTGACAGGATCACCTTAAAACCACACCAAAAAGCACAGTTTACAAGCTGCTCAATCAGATTAACAACTCAATCGAATCACTAACTCGTTTGCCGCTCCGAGGTCTGTGCTGATCTGTAGCATCCAAGTGTTTTGATAGTAAGAATGTGACTGAAAAAGGGtttgcagcagcataatgtgCTGCCTCGAAGTAACGTGGTGAATAAGGAATCATGATTATCAGTGAAAACGGATGAACCAAACCGTTGTTCGTTGATAAGATTGAGCCTGGCATCTCTCTACTCGGTTCGCCGAGGCAGCACGAAGATGAGGGTGAACGCGGCAATTGGGCCTCAACGTTTGCTAGCGATAGTCCTGGACTGATAGCTGACAGACTCCGATGACACGCGTATTCATTTCTTTCGAGTGCATGGAAATGGGCGTTGTGATATTGTTCAATCTGGATCCATCGAGATCGAGTTCAGTGCACCGCTATGGGTAAGATGCACCAGATACTTGTTACTAACCTGGCACTTGCAAAACCAAGGAATGTTGTTTCTTGAAGTATGCGCATATCATCATCCATAGTTGCTTTCTTTATAATTCACTATatagtttatttgttttttatagtttttatttgtatcatttttttattgtttacagTTACCTTATTTTAGCTTTTGCACTACAGTTTCCCACACTGTTCTCCGTTTCTGTGGCGTAAGATGATAAAAACAAGTGAACATAAAAATCAACGTATCGAATATATTTTCTCGAATATTTGCAaacttttaaattttcttaCTCGAAAGAATCAAATAGTCGATTGGCTTCAGAAAGTTATTCCAATTTTAATTCACTTTACTCCGCATTTTCAAGCATTCTGTAATGTGAAGAACACATTTACACAAACGTATTTACACGAACACAAACgggcaacaaacaaaataaggACAACACATAACGACTGATCACAACGCGCATTGCACAGTTGCGACTACTTCCAGTTCTAATTGTAGTGACAGTTTTTAAGGTTTTCACGAACCCGGCGACGGGCACATAAACGCTTATGGATTATGTACGAAACAACAGGTTCGGATACCTTTCCGCATGTAGTTTTGATTTATCTCGTCTACTCGTCCCAGAAACAATGTCGGCCGGTTTCTGGAACATACAGGGTGTACTGATGTGCATGAGGCTGTATCATTTGAAGTAATGAATGTAAATGTATACTTAAAACACATAACTGATATTTTGTTGATGACTGTTCTATGATTCTAAGCACTGTGTTTCTGGCGCCGTATTTTTTGTCGGTTCAATGCTAAATTACTCTACTTTGTATGCGCCGTCTTCTGACTCAAGAGTTAACGATTGTTCTTGTCAATCGTAGCGCACGAACGATTTTCCAAATCTTTCGATCCTTCGTTACACGACTAATACCGCGTGTGGCAGACGATATTTCATTATTTACAATGGAACAACTAGGTTAGTGTAAACTAAGCGACACCACGGCGCGTGTCTGCTTAAAATTTAGATTCACAGAACCTCGTCTCTTTACAACTCACACTCACACGCTGCCGAAATAGTTTCGTTCGGGTACTTTTCACGTTCTATTCACGTCCTAATTTGTGTGCCCTATAAATGTAATC
Coding sequences within it:
- the LOC128268943 gene encoding biogenesis of lysosome-related organelles complex 1 subunit 6 isoform X3, which encodes MSERVSDAESQDLQEHNETIRDLSAGLLCIYEPKLNEVKENLKELINKQNDLQIAISNEKKAFSSTQTKEVYEMVLKTKAYKDKVTRIKMQMHQIHQRTKNLRAKALEIQELKVNQCATKLQQLHYEESLVASSKRTPRKS
- the LOC128268943 gene encoding biogenesis of lysosome-related organelles complex 1 subunit 6 isoform X1, which codes for MSERVTDSSDAESQDLQEHNETIRDLSAGLLCIYEPKLNEVKENLKELINKQNDLQIAISNEKKAFSSTQTKEVYEMVLKTKAYKDKVTRIKMQMHQIHQRTKNLRVRAKALEIQELKVNQCATKLQQLHYEESLVASSKRTPRKS
- the LOC128268943 gene encoding biogenesis of lysosome-related organelles complex 1 subunit 6 isoform X2, encoding MSERVTDSSDAESQDLQEHNETIRDLSAGLLCIYEPKLNEVKENLKELINKQNDLQIAISNEKKAFSSTQTKEVYEMVLKTKAYKDKVTRIKMQMHQIHQRTKNLRAKALEIQELKVNQCATKLQQLHYEESLVASSKRTPRKS
- the LOC128268942 gene encoding protein KTI12 homolog: MPLVVITGLPGSGKTSRAKELEKYFTEHGKGPVHVVSESECIARAGYGVKESFTDTAKEKQIRAALKSEAMKLLSKTTLVILDGTNYIKGYRYEIFCASKNARTTQCTLHCAMTIEQRQQLRGLIAGQSASDSSGMLDCETFDALCLRYEEPQGSNRWDRPLFTVYADEQLNLNQIESALYEQAPLPPNLATQNMPLSATNFLFELDKTTQTIIDQIASARKIGLQGPVEIPQAGIRADVPPNMSVAQLNRHRRQFLNYVKMHTNVSSDITKIPAIFVQFLNTNTNGV
- the LOC128268941 gene encoding major facilitator superfamily domain-containing protein 6 encodes the protein MVNLEINKKLLPMKAHYFLFNAGTAPVVPFMPTLVRQLGFSTVVVGTIYTVLPVVGMLVKPLFGIIADRFQRQKLLFLIFQILTAIPFFLIMFIPAIPQESTVTFHCHEGASNFRFCPENGTSIDGCLVESITSNENNASMYCALECHTEPWMWDTVCNYWNVTRYCDEKNIPADQLLRLTGVVPYNHINEVENCLYFILHEGQIDGQRVPLYCPSNTTDFKPLCQVHCNNEQVMETISHSKIPDSKVTGLYQFWLLFLFLIISWAGMAVVVSVGDAICFEMLGDKPHLYGNQRLWGSIGWGTVSLFAGFLVDTLSEGKMTKDYTIVFYMTIVLIGLDMLCSSKLQHTQNRLSTNILKDVGQIFASFRIVVFFFWCVLIGFGTALIWNFLFWHLEDLASEMEGCGHSTWIKTLEGIIMSIQTFGGELPFFFLSGWILKKIGHIHAMSLVLLGFGVRFLLYSFLTDPWWVIPIEFMNGITFGLFYATMASYASIVAPPGTEATMQGLVGAVFEGVGVSLGSLLAGNLFHRIGGSATFRAFGIAALVLFVVHVSVQALTDRFGSKETRVGYAAPKEAMENLEDDQPIVRGSRSLQS